The following are encoded in a window of Terriglobales bacterium genomic DNA:
- a CDS encoding cytochrome C oxidase subunit IV family protein yields MSSETVTGPRTFAVIFVALLALTGTTVWVAFVNLGWFNPVAALAIACAKMLLVALFFMEVRHSSRITKIAVSAGLFWLLILLALTLSDYLTRWWPA; encoded by the coding sequence ATGTCGAGCGAGACCGTCACCGGACCCCGGACCTTCGCCGTGATCTTCGTCGCGCTGCTGGCGCTGACCGGCACGACCGTGTGGGTGGCGTTCGTCAACCTGGGCTGGTTCAACCCGGTGGCCGCCCTGGCGATCGCCTGCGCCAAAATGCTGCTGGTGGCCCTGTTCTTCATGGAGGTCCGCCACAGCAGCCGCATCACCAAGATCGCGGTCAGCGCCGGGTTGTTCTGGCTGCTGATCCTGCTGGCGCTCACCTTGAGCGACTACCTGACGCGCTGGTGGCCCGCTTGA